The DNA segment ttatgtatcttttataattcctttcataaatatcttacagtttttagTGTACAAGTTTTGTACCTCCTAGGTTATACTTattcctctttattcttttaattgtgaTTACAAAAgggatttatttctttatttttattttcagtaacttATTTGTGTATAGACATGTTACTGATCTCTATACAGTGAATTTATATATTGGaactttactaaatttatttattagttctaacaaaTTTTGGTGGGATCTTTATGGTTTTTAATAAACAATCTAATATAATCTTCAAATAGTGaccattttacttcttcttttgaaattcagattaattttatttctttttcttgcctaagtGCTGTGGTTAGTACTTCCAAAACTTCATTGAATATAAGTGATGATAgagggcatccttgttttgttctcgatcttagagaaaaagctttcagcttttctccattgtatattatgtgggtttatcatacatggtctttattacattgaggtaaTAAACTCTACATACTTTGTTGAGACATTTTTATCATAAtgaatattgattttttctacatctattgagatcattATATGATATCTAGCCTCCATTTTGTTAATATGATGTACCAATTTGATTAATTTGaaaatgttgaaccatcctcgcatccctggaataaagcataattgattgtggtgtatgactGTTTTAATACATTGTTGGATTTAGCTTGTTAACACTggtaaggatttttgcatctatgttcataaagGATATaggttttcaatcttctttcttcAAGTGGTGTCTTTTATTTTGATACCAAGCTAATGATGGCTTTGCAAAATTTGCTGGAAAATTCACTCGTGTTCAAAGTTTTGGAAGATATTGAGAAGGATGGTTGTTAAGACttggaatttcattttttagtaaAACCATCTGGTTTTGGGCTTTATTTTGTTGGGAGATTTTAGTTAGTGACTCAATAATCTTACTAAAAATTGATTTGTCCAACTTTTCTATTGCCTCCTGATTCAGTCTGgatattttgtgtatttctaagagtattttcattttgttttagtttttgcaatttcttggcatgtaattgttcataacAGTCTCTTgttatctttatatttctttagtatcagttgtgatttcttttctttcacttctgattatttatttatggtctctttttctttgttagtcCCATATAAATGGCTTGTTGACTTTATCTTCTCAAATAACCAGTTCTTAATTTTACCAATCTTTCCTATTGTTCTTGTAGTCTCTATTTCACTTACTtttactctgatttttattatttcatcccttctactaattttgggatttatttgcatttcttattcCTGTTTCTTTAGGTATATATTTAGAATGTATATTTGGGatgttctgcttcttttttttttttttaaattaaagtacagttgattcacattttttcttcaatttttgttttacagcaaagtgacccaatcacacacagttccctgtaggatcccattgcccatccactccaaatgttagagtttttattttttgctacttTAGATAACAGCTATGCTGTGAACTTCCATCTCAGCTTTTGCTATATCCTATACATTTTCAAGTGTTGTATTTCTGTTGTCTTCTgtccttagctttttttttttaatgtctcctttATCTTATTTGATGGTGCATTGTTTATTAAGTATCatattgtttgttattttttcacattttcccctctttcttttcttgtgaatAATTTCTAGTTTTACTCCATTGTGCTAGAGATGGGacttaatatgatttcaatcttaagAATGTTGATACTTGACTCATGACCTAACATTTCATATGTCCTGATGAATGTTGCAGgggcacttgagaaaaatgtgtattttgatgCTTATAGatgaaatattctatatatatattaagtgtATATGGAAAAATGTGCAGGTTAAGTCCActgttttcttactgattttttgtctggatgatttTGCATTGATGTAAGTGAGATGTTAAAATTTACTACTAATATTCTATTGTTTTCAATTTCCCTATTTAAGTccattattatttgctttatatattttagtactcctatgttgggtacatatacatttataaatgtattttattattggattgatccctttatcattatgcaaTGCCCTTATTGTCTACTagtctttcttttaaagtctgttttgtctgatatgagtataggTAACCAACCttcatttaatttccatttacttaaaatattttttccatcacttCACCTTCAGTCTAAATGAGTACTTActtctgaagtgagtctcttctGTGtagcaaaagcatttttttaaataaaatatacttacttccattttgttaatttttttctggccacaacCCCAGCTACTGCTCCGGTGAACTGGTGAGCCGGGCTGCCCCTCAGAGTGGCTACAAGTTATGTCCATGGCAACTTCAGGGTGCTGGTGATTGATGTTATTGGTCAGCTGTCTGTGAGTTCCAGCTGAGGCTCAGGAGTGTGTGGGGCCCTCAGTAGGCTATGCCCACAGGTAATAACAAGTTAGATGAGAATTTATGAAATGGCAACTGCCAGCACCAGGATAGTCTGAGATCACAAAAACTGGATTTCACAGATGTTTCAGTCCCCCAGGTGTATCCCAAATATCTCCTGCCTCTCTGGTACATGCTTCAAGACCAGTAATAAAAAGGTCCATCcaggggagttctcgtcgtggcgcagtggttaacaaatccgactaggaaccatgaggttgcaggttcggtccctgcccttgctcagtgggttaacgatccggcgttgccgtgagctgtggtgtaggttgcagacgcggctcggatcccgccttgctgtggctctggcgtaggccggtggctacagctccgattcaacccctagcctgggaacctccatatgccgcgggagcagcccaagaaatagcaacaacaacaacaaagacaaaaaaagacaaaaaaaagtccatcCAATTTTCAATATGGTGGCTTTGGACTGTTTTTTGGATTGCATCTGCACGCAAGTCCTTTAAGAGCAAGCTTCTCATTCcctgtagttttatagttttccttgaGGTATTCcccattttggtttttaaaatcaagtatttGGGATGGGGCTTCTCTGTCCTATGCAAGATCTGAGGGTTGGGATACCTGATGCAAAGATAAAATTCCTTgatcctcaggaaaaaaaaaaatctttgagatcCAGCCTGATGGTTGTTTGCTACTGCTGAgatgtggtttctttctttgatGTAACATTAATCTGTTTTTCCTGTCCATCTTggtgatttccttctttttaccttTTGCTATGGAGACTCTGTTCATCTAGTTTTTAGGTACCTCTCAAAGGGATTTATTCCACATGTAGCTATAGATTTGTTTTGCCCAGGAGAGGAGATGGGATTAGAATATCTCTATATTTCCATCTTGACCTCTTATTGcaatctgttttatgtatatctACCTCAATGTAAGATTGTgcttaaacaaaattaaataaataaatactctgaGCCAATGGGAAGACTTCCAAGTTAAGAAATAATAGTAAATCAAGAATATCATCCTTAAATGAATGATGGTATGGTGTGACATAATATAATATTGTTGTGGATGTTCTTCCAGGAAATGAAAAGTTTTGAGCTTCATGAATGAAGGTGGGTCTACTTAGGAACCAAAGTTAAGAActaatttcttaaagaaaactaTAATGGGAATTAACCACAGGAAGTATTAGAAAAGTGGGCTATTACCCAATGAGATGTGAttactttgttttgctttctctgtGGCCTCATCCCATTTTAAATAAACCTAATATTTATCTTTTGGCACAGCTTTACCTATCATGTTTATCTCTTTTGTGTAACCTACAGAGTTATGGAGTGGGGCAATCACTCCATATATGCAGACTTTGTACTCCTGGGCTTGTTCAGCAATACTTGTTTCCCTTGGcttctctttgtcttcatctTCCTGGTCTTTGTCATCTCCGTAGCCAGCAACACCATCATGATCATTCTCATCCATGTGGACTCACGCCTTCACACTCCCATGTATTTCCTGCTCAGCCAACTTTCCATAATGGACATCCTGTACATTTCCACCATTGTGCCCAAGATGCTGGTTGACCAGATGGTGGGCCAGAGGGCCATTTCCTTGGCAGGATGCACTGCCCAGCATTTCCTCTACTTGACCTTGGCAGGGGCTGAGTTCTTCCTTCTGGGACTCATGTCCTATAACTGCTACATTGCCATCTGCAACCCTCTGCGCTATCCTGTCCTTATGAGCCTCAAGGTCTGCTTGTTGATTGTGTTGTTGGCCTGGCTAGGAGGGTCCATAGATGGCTTCTTGCTTACACCAATCACCATGCAGTTCCCTTTCTGTTCTTCTCGGGAAATCAATCACTTTTTTTGTGAGGTACCTGCCCTTCTGAAGCTCTCCTGTATGGACACATCAGCCTATGAGACATCCATGTATATCTGCTGCATTATGATGCTTCTCATTCCTTTCTCTGTCATCTCAGCCTCTTACACAAGGATTCTCATCACTGTTTATAGGATGAATGAGGCAGAGGGGAGGCGAAAGGCAGTGGCCACTTGCTCCTCACATATGGTGATAGTCACCCTCTTTTATGGGGCCGCCATGTATACCTACGTTCTGCCTCACTCTTACCATACCCCTGAGCAGGACAAAGCTGTGTCTGCCTTCTACACTATCCTCACTCCCCTGCTCAACCCACTCATTTATAGCCTCAGAAACAAAGATGTCACAGGAGCCCTACAGAAAGCTCTGGGGAGCTGCTTGTGCTCAGCGTAATAACCACCTTCTAAAGAAACTACATTTGCTGCTAgaagtttgaagaaaagaatataatattttttttcaatcttattttttactttttctttttggccaccctgcagcatatggaattcctatgccaggaatcagatctgaactgcatttgcaatctaggctgcagctgcagcaatgccagatccttaac comes from the Phacochoerus africanus isolate WHEZ1 chromosome 4, ROS_Pafr_v1, whole genome shotgun sequence genome and includes:
- the LOC125124182 gene encoding olfactory receptor 2T27-like — its product is MEWGNHSIYADFVLLGLFSNTCFPWLLFVFIFLVFVISVASNTIMIILIHVDSRLHTPMYFLLSQLSIMDILYISTIVPKMLVDQMVGQRAISLAGCTAQHFLYLTLAGAEFFLLGLMSYNCYIAICNPLRYPVLMSLKVCLLIVLLAWLGGSIDGFLLTPITMQFPFCSSREINHFFCEVPALLKLSCMDTSAYETSMYICCIMMLLIPFSVISASYTRILITVYRMNEAEGRRKAVATCSSHMVIVTLFYGAAMYTYVLPHSYHTPEQDKAVSAFYTILTPLLNPLIYSLRNKDVTGALQKALGSCLCSA